One stretch of Lysobacterales bacterium DNA includes these proteins:
- a CDS encoding helix-turn-helix domain-containing protein: protein MPSPPSPLSWHTPAQIQAQLATRLRALRLRLCWTQATLAARAGVSLPTVRRFERDGQTTLGNFLRLTHALGALDELAELFASPALRSLDELARAAAPLRLRGRR, encoded by the coding sequence ATGCCCAGCCCGCCATCGCCGCTGTCCTGGCACACCCCGGCGCAGATCCAGGCGCAGCTGGCGACACGTCTGCGCGCCCTGCGTTTGCGCCTTTGCTGGACGCAGGCGACCCTGGCCGCCCGTGCCGGCGTGTCGCTGCCGACGGTGCGCCGCTTCGAGCGCGACGGCCAGACCACGCTCGGCAATTTCCTGCGCCTGACGCACGCGCTCGGCGCGCTCGACGAACTGGCCGAACTGTTCGCGTCGCCCGCGCTGCGCTCGCTCGATGAACTGGCGCGGGCCGCGGCACCATTGCGGTTGCGGGGACGGCGATGA
- a CDS encoding NAD(P)H-binding protein — protein sequence MPEAIVATAPDAKTVLVLGAGGFLGGFIVAALGRAGFRVRRGVRETRGAGDAIACDLAHWTDPAQWLPALAGIDAVVNVAGILRETRGQRFDAIHERAPLALARACVECGVRRFVQISALGDPSDGEFVASKHRCDAALLALPLGVLVLRPSVVYSASGAYGGTALLRAIAATPLLLPLPAGGSQRFAPLAAEDLADLVVAAMSGGQRGVYDVVGPEALTLREYLACWRRWLGFPEARVLAVPAVLVSALVACGDAFGRGPLTGVIWRMLQRGNVGAADAHARLLRDFGTAPRALDTVLATRPAQVQDRWQARLHPLGPLLRAMVVLLFALSAWAGFATDAAAIEGLAAGSPLAAFEPVRLARVGAALDGLLALALLIAPGPRVVLAMLALVAAYTLAFGIALPALWLDPLGGLAKNLVLLPALAVLAVLSERR from the coding sequence ATGCCCGAAGCCATCGTTGCCACCGCGCCTGATGCGAAGACCGTGCTGGTGCTCGGCGCCGGCGGTTTTCTCGGCGGTTTCATTGTCGCGGCGCTGGGGCGAGCCGGATTCCGCGTGCGCCGCGGCGTGCGCGAGACGCGCGGTGCAGGCGACGCCATCGCCTGCGATCTCGCGCATTGGACCGATCCGGCGCAGTGGTTGCCAGCGCTCGCCGGCATCGACGCGGTGGTCAACGTGGCCGGCATCCTGCGCGAGACCCGCGGCCAGCGTTTCGATGCGATCCATGAACGCGCCCCGCTGGCGCTGGCCCGGGCCTGCGTCGAATGTGGCGTGCGCCGCTTCGTACAGATCTCGGCGCTCGGCGACCCCAGCGACGGCGAGTTTGTCGCGAGCAAGCATCGCTGCGACGCGGCACTGCTGGCGCTGCCGCTGGGGGTGCTGGTGCTGCGGCCTTCGGTCGTCTACTCGGCCAGCGGCGCGTACGGCGGCACCGCGCTGTTGCGCGCCATCGCGGCGACGCCGCTGCTGTTGCCGCTGCCCGCGGGCGGCAGCCAGCGTTTCGCGCCGCTCGCCGCCGAGGACCTGGCGGACCTGGTGGTCGCGGCGATGTCGGGTGGCCAGCGTGGCGTGTACGACGTGGTCGGACCCGAGGCCTTGACGCTGCGCGAATACCTGGCGTGCTGGCGGCGCTGGCTCGGCTTTCCCGAGGCGCGCGTGCTGGCGGTGCCGGCGGTGCTGGTGTCGGCCCTGGTCGCGTGCGGCGATGCCTTCGGACGCGGGCCGCTGACCGGGGTGATCTGGCGCATGTTGCAACGGGGCAATGTCGGCGCGGCGGATGCGCACGCGCGGCTGCTGCGCGATTTCGGCACGGCGCCGCGTGCGCTCGACACCGTGCTGGCGACGCGTCCGGCGCAAGTGCAGGACCGCTGGCAGGCGCGGCTGCATCCGCTCGGGCCACTGCTGCGCGCGATGGTGGTGCTGCTGTTCGCGTTGTCAGCCTGGGCCGGTTTCGCGACCGATGCTGCCGCGATCGAAGGCCTGGCCGCGGGCTCGCCGCTCGCCGCGTTTGAACCGGTGCGGTTGGCGCGCGTTGGCGCAGCGCTCGATGGCCTGCTCGCGCTGGCGTTGCTGATCGCGCCCGGACCGCGCGTGGTGCTGGCGATGCTGGCGCTGGTCGCTGCGTACACGCTCGCCTTCGGCATCGCACTGCCGGCGCTGTGGCTCGACCCGCTCGGCGGCCTGGCCAAGAACCTGGTGCTGTTGCCGGCGCTGGCGGTGCTGGCGGTGCTCTCGGAGCGGCGCTGA
- a CDS encoding type II toxin-antitoxin system HipA family toxin, translated as MKQIEVRLQFAADHVLHVGRLAETGRHLYFEYDSAFVARGLQISPFKLPLQPGAIEHRDRAFGALPGVFDDSLPDGWGRLLMDRHFRRQGLDPERVSALDRLTWLGTRSLGALTYHPPLDAAGAGAEPLDLRLLLRHAGEVLAGEAREVLPQLLRVGGSPAGAHPKVLVGLRGDQVLSGADELPDGFRHWLVKFAARGELADAGPIEHAYAQMATAAGIDLPPTRLITLSARRRCFAVQRFDRLPGGRRLHLHSLANLLHADFRVPSLDYADLFRATQVLTRNHGDLLRAFRRMLFNIAAHNRDDHGKNFAFLMDADGRWALSPAYDVVFSHGPGGEHSTTVAGEGRAPTIAHAETLARQHGLRPRELATMREAVNAAIARWPEFADTSGCSAKAAREVAAHLRLL; from the coding sequence ATGAAACAGATCGAGGTGCGGCTGCAGTTTGCCGCCGATCACGTGCTGCACGTCGGCCGCCTGGCAGAGACCGGGCGCCATCTCTACTTCGAGTACGACTCCGCATTCGTTGCGCGCGGCCTGCAGATCTCGCCGTTCAAGCTGCCGCTGCAGCCGGGCGCGATCGAACATCGCGACCGCGCCTTCGGTGCGCTGCCCGGCGTGTTCGATGACTCGCTGCCCGATGGCTGGGGCCGATTGTTGATGGATCGGCACTTCCGTCGCCAGGGACTCGATCCGGAGCGCGTGTCGGCGCTGGATCGCCTGACCTGGCTCGGCACGCGCAGCCTCGGCGCGCTCACCTATCACCCGCCGCTTGATGCCGCGGGCGCCGGTGCGGAGCCGCTCGACTTGCGGCTGCTGCTGCGCCACGCCGGCGAGGTGCTTGCGGGCGAAGCGCGCGAAGTGCTGCCACAACTGCTGCGTGTCGGCGGCTCGCCCGCGGGCGCGCACCCGAAGGTGCTGGTCGGCCTGCGCGGCGATCAGGTGCTCTCCGGCGCCGATGAACTGCCGGACGGATTCCGTCACTGGCTGGTGAAGTTTGCCGCGCGCGGTGAATTGGCCGACGCCGGCCCGATCGAGCACGCCTACGCGCAGATGGCCACCGCTGCCGGCATCGACCTGCCGCCGACCCGGCTGATCACGCTCAGCGCCAGGCGTCGCTGCTTCGCCGTGCAGCGCTTCGACCGTCTGCCCGGTGGCCGGCGCCTGCACCTGCACAGCCTGGCCAACCTGCTGCATGCAGACTTTCGCGTGCCGAGTCTCGACTATGCCGACCTGTTCCGCGCCACCCAGGTGCTGACGCGCAACCACGGAGACCTGCTGCGCGCGTTCCGGCGCATGCTGTTCAACATCGCCGCACACAATCGCGACGATCACGGCAAGAACTTCGCCTTCTTGATGGATGCGGACGGCCGGTGGGCGCTCTCTCCTGCTTACGACGTGGTGTTCAGCCATGGCCCCGGCGGCGAGCACAGCACCACGGTGGCTGGCGAGGGGCGCGCGCCGACGATCGCTCACGCAGAGACCCTGGCGCGACAGCACGGCCTGCGCCCACGCGAACTGGCGACTATGCGCGAGGCCGTCAACGCCGCCATCGCCCGCTGGCCCGAATTCGCCGACACTTCCGGCTGCAGCGCCAAGGCCGCCCGCGAAGTCGCCGCGCACCTGCGCTTGCTGTAG
- a CDS encoding DUF2269 domain-containing protein, with the protein MDYLTIKWLHILASTLVFGTGLGIAFFCWIAHRGGDPRVIAATARTVVIADACFTAPAVLTQLLTGLWLMHTLGLPYTQLWIALALALFVLIGLCWLPVLWLQWRAARLAADALASGTPLPAEYHRVMRWWFWLGWPAFLAVLAIFWLMVMKPV; encoded by the coding sequence ATGGATTACCTGACGATCAAGTGGCTGCACATCCTGGCCTCGACGCTGGTGTTCGGGACCGGGCTTGGCATCGCCTTCTTCTGCTGGATCGCGCATCGCGGCGGCGACCCGCGCGTGATCGCCGCGACCGCACGCACGGTGGTGATTGCCGATGCCTGCTTCACCGCGCCGGCGGTGCTGACGCAACTGCTGACCGGGCTATGGCTGATGCACACGCTCGGACTGCCGTACACGCAGCTGTGGATCGCGCTGGCGCTGGCCCTGTTCGTGCTCATCGGCCTGTGCTGGCTGCCGGTGCTGTGGCTGCAATGGCGCGCGGCTCGCCTCGCTGCCGACGCGCTCGCGAGCGGCACGCCGCTGCCGGCCGAGTACCACCGCGTCATGCGCTGGTGGTTCTGGCTCGGCTGGCCGGCGTTCCTTGCGGTACTCGCGATCTTCTGGCTGATGGTGATGAAGCCGGTGTAG
- a CDS encoding sigma-70 family RNA polymerase sigma factor yields the protein MVESTAAQYTTAGLLARARAGDASARDALVSRVEPLLRRFAQGRVPELLRHEHDTGDLVQLTWTRVLARLDAIQTQAPGDFFAYLRTVLINALREALRRREGSPVVAGGDVAEVAAAALPAQHVDPADWIAYEQSLAALAPEHRALVLMRFEFGMSFAEIAAELGESADGVRMKLNRAIARMAGAADDGHA from the coding sequence ATGGTCGAATCGACAGCGGCGCAATACACCACGGCCGGTCTGCTGGCGCGCGCGCGCGCCGGCGACGCCTCGGCGCGCGATGCGCTGGTGAGTCGGGTCGAGCCGCTGCTGCGTCGTTTCGCGCAAGGCCGCGTGCCCGAGCTGTTGCGCCACGAGCACGATACCGGCGATCTGGTGCAGCTCACCTGGACGCGCGTGCTGGCGCGGCTCGACGCGATTCAGACGCAGGCGCCGGGCGACTTTTTCGCCTACCTGCGCACAGTGCTGATCAATGCCCTGCGCGAGGCGCTGCGGCGTCGCGAGGGATCGCCGGTGGTCGCGGGCGGTGACGTGGCCGAGGTCGCGGCCGCGGCGCTGCCGGCGCAGCACGTCGATCCGGCCGACTGGATCGCCTACGAGCAGTCGCTGGCGGCGCTGGCGCCCGAGCATCGCGCGCTGGTGCTGATGCGCTTCGAGTTCGGCATGAGTTTCGCCGAGATCGCCGCCGAACTCGGCGAGAGCGCGGACGGCGTGCGCATGAAGCTCAATCGCGCGATCGCGCGCATGGCCGGAGCTGCCGATGACGGCCACGCTTGA
- a CDS encoding protein kinase — MTATLEDRVQALVARLAAGEDIAAATLPPELVEHPEVARLLRLARVFGQLDANAGEVPVTPPTPERLGPYRLLRLIGSGGMGDVWLGERADGTVEQRVAIKRVRGSIAAFAERLASERRILARLSHPNIARFIDAGVDALGQPWMALEHVDGAAVTDWCARHALPLRPRLLLFRKICAAVAHAHRHLVVHRDIKPGNVLVDHEGEPKLLDFGIAKLIDGSGGGPTAAQLTIAYAAPEQLRGGEISTTTDVYALGLLLFRLLAGALPATRDGANAAAILVRIDEEELQLPSERARARAAELPHAPEALRGDLDAIVSRALRARPEDRYGSVIELSDDIGRYLDALPVLARTPTRRYRLARFVQRHRAAVAVAAVAAIGLALLAATALWQARVATAAAARADQEATRANAAAGLAGQQAQRAKRAFEFVLSVFLQSDPMRRDARGVISLDEAFEDALARIDREFSDEPMVAADLNDDFGEILASKGRFDEAVARLQKALALAEQAHGATSPVVAETLLNLAVVEQYRGRTLDGKPYAARALAILKQHADSEPLSLGNAHFTYGEVLNQEGRRAEALVEAQAGLALYRVHLPADDIRLPIALYNIAASLQHQRRWMDARVVLDEALAIAERLQGERSAALLPVLDVQIAVHDALGEHARALTVAERGLAIAATEFPGSHPRHAEMLVEAGARRVRSGDASGMALIERGVAMLAELGSPNELHGWQLLAGAWWLRGEPAGLATATERGLARCTELGRMHGNACLLLRGYRALGQVREGAPAAALDTLTQAPAPTDAEAERSDGVQLLRWARAEAELALGRHAEARVGIAGVLAYYEHSYSPRHADAQRLRARLAEIDAAR; from the coding sequence ATGACGGCCACGCTTGAGGATCGCGTGCAGGCGCTGGTCGCGCGCCTGGCTGCGGGCGAGGACATCGCTGCCGCGACGCTGCCGCCGGAATTGGTCGAACACCCCGAAGTCGCGCGCCTGCTGCGTCTCGCGCGCGTGTTCGGGCAGCTCGATGCGAATGCCGGCGAAGTGCCGGTGACGCCGCCGACGCCGGAACGGCTCGGGCCCTACCGCCTGCTGCGCCTGATCGGCAGCGGCGGCATGGGCGACGTCTGGCTCGGCGAGCGCGCGGACGGCACCGTGGAGCAGCGTGTCGCGATCAAGCGCGTGCGCGGCAGCATCGCCGCCTTCGCCGAGCGCCTGGCCAGCGAACGCCGCATCCTGGCGCGGCTGTCGCATCCGAACATCGCGCGGTTCATCGACGCCGGGGTCGATGCGCTCGGACAGCCGTGGATGGCGCTCGAACATGTCGACGGCGCCGCGGTGACCGACTGGTGCGCGCGCCACGCGCTGCCGCTGCGCCCGCGCCTGTTGCTGTTCCGCAAGATCTGCGCCGCGGTTGCGCACGCGCACCGGCATCTGGTCGTGCATCGCGACATCAAGCCGGGCAATGTGCTGGTCGACCACGAGGGCGAGCCCAAGCTGCTCGACTTCGGCATCGCCAAGCTGATCGACGGCAGCGGCGGCGGCCCGACCGCGGCGCAGCTGACCATCGCCTACGCCGCGCCCGAGCAGTTGCGGGGTGGCGAGATCTCGACCACGACCGATGTCTACGCGCTCGGGCTGCTGCTGTTCCGTCTGCTTGCCGGCGCGTTGCCCGCCACCCGCGACGGCGCCAATGCCGCTGCGATCCTGGTGCGCATCGACGAGGAGGAACTGCAACTGCCGAGCGAGCGTGCTCGTGCCCGCGCTGCCGAGTTGCCGCATGCACCCGAGGCGCTGCGCGGCGATCTCGATGCGATCGTGTCCAGGGCCCTGCGCGCGCGACCCGAGGACCGCTACGGCTCGGTCATCGAGTTGTCGGACGACATCGGGCGCTACCTCGACGCCTTGCCGGTGCTGGCGCGCACCCCGACCCGGCGCTACCGGCTCGCGCGTTTCGTGCAACGGCACCGTGCCGCGGTCGCGGTGGCGGCGGTGGCCGCGATCGGGCTTGCGCTGCTGGCCGCGACGGCGCTGTGGCAGGCGCGCGTGGCGACCGCGGCGGCCGCGCGCGCCGACCAGGAAGCGACGCGCGCCAATGCCGCCGCCGGGCTCGCCGGCCAGCAGGCGCAGCGCGCCAAACGCGCCTTCGAATTCGTGCTCTCGGTGTTCCTGCAGAGCGACCCGATGCGCCGTGATGCGCGCGGTGTGATCAGCCTCGACGAGGCCTTCGAGGATGCGCTCGCGCGCATCGACCGCGAGTTCAGCGACGAGCCCATGGTCGCCGCCGACCTCAACGACGATTTCGGCGAGATCCTCGCCTCCAAGGGCCGTTTCGACGAGGCGGTGGCGCGCCTGCAGAAGGCGCTTGCGCTCGCCGAACAGGCGCATGGCGCGACCAGCCCGGTGGTTGCGGAGACGCTGCTCAACTTGGCGGTGGTCGAGCAGTACCGCGGCCGCACGCTCGACGGCAAGCCTTACGCGGCACGTGCACTGGCCATCCTGAAACAGCATGCCGACAGCGAGCCGCTCAGTCTCGGCAATGCGCATTTCACCTACGGCGAAGTGCTGAACCAGGAAGGCCGTCGCGCCGAGGCGCTGGTCGAAGCCCAGGCCGGCCTCGCGCTCTATCGCGTGCATCTGCCGGCGGACGACATCCGCCTGCCGATCGCGCTTTACAACATTGCCGCGTCCTTGCAGCACCAACGCCGCTGGATGGATGCGCGTGTGGTGCTCGACGAGGCACTGGCCATTGCCGAGCGCCTGCAGGGCGAACGTTCGGCGGCGTTGCTGCCGGTGCTCGATGTGCAGATCGCAGTCCACGATGCACTCGGCGAACACGCGCGGGCGTTGACGGTGGCCGAACGTGGGCTGGCGATCGCGGCCACGGAATTTCCCGGCAGCCATCCGCGTCATGCCGAGATGCTGGTCGAAGCCGGCGCGCGCCGGGTGCGCAGTGGCGATGCCAGTGGCATGGCCTTGATCGAACGCGGCGTCGCGATGCTCGCCGAACTTGGCAGCCCGAACGAGCTGCACGGCTGGCAGTTGCTGGCCGGAGCCTGGTGGCTGCGCGGCGAGCCCGCAGGCCTGGCCACGGCGACCGAGCGCGGACTCGCGCGTTGCACCGAGCTCGGGCGCATGCACGGCAATGCCTGCCTGCTGCTGCGCGGTTACCGCGCACTCGGCCAGGTGCGGGAAGGCGCGCCCGCAGCCGCGCTGGACACACTGACGCAGGCGCCGGCGCCGACGGATGCCGAGGCCGAACGCAGCGACGGCGTGCAGCTGCTGCGCTGGGCGCGCGCCGAGGCCGAGCTTGCGCTCGGTCGACACGCGGAGGCGCGCGTGGGTATTGCCGGCGTGCTCGCGTATTACGAACACAGCTACAGCCCGCGACATGCCGACGCGCAGCGCCTGCGCGCGCGCCTGGCCGAGATCGACGCGGCCCGCTAA